The following proteins are co-located in the Desulfatitalea tepidiphila genome:
- a CDS encoding amidoligase family protein codes for HIHIDAAPFDGRHLGNLAKIIYKQEPLILHALDISRDRLNRYTRPVSDELIQRIEQHRPRTKDQLNRIWYGYHNRQPQHYDNSRYHGVNLHNVWYRGTVEFRWFEATLHAGRIKAYLQFCLAVAAKALNGRAASSRKRDFDPQSAKYDFRVFLLHLGLIGDEFKTARKHLMANMPGDAAFKNGRPKPQDVLPDETTTLTNEAGQVPGLTV; via the coding sequence TTCACATCCATATCGACGCCGCGCCCTTCGACGGCAGACACCTGGGTAACCTGGCCAAGATCATTTACAAGCAGGAGCCGCTAATCCTCCACGCCCTCGACATCAGCCGCGACCGGCTCAATCGCTACACCCGGCCGGTCAGCGATGAACTGATCCAGCGTATCGAACAGCATCGCCCGCGCACCAAGGACCAGCTCAACCGAATCTGGTACGGCTACCACAACCGCCAGCCCCAGCACTACGACAACAGCCGCTATCACGGGGTCAACCTGCACAACGTCTGGTACCGGGGCACGGTGGAGTTCCGCTGGTTCGAGGCGACCCTCCATGCGGGACGGATCAAGGCCTACCTGCAATTCTGCCTCGCCGTCGCCGCCAAGGCGCTCAACGGTAGGGCAGCCTCCAGCCGCAAGCGGGATTTCGATCCCCAAAGCGCCAAGTACGACTTCCGGGTCTTCCTGCTCCACCTCGGCCTGATCGGCGACGAGTTCAAGACCGCCCGCAAGCATCTGATGGCCAACATGCCCGGCGACGCAGCCTTCAAGAACGGACGCCCCAAACCGCAGGACGTCCTTCCGGACGAAACAACCACTCTCACCAACGAGGCCGGGCAAGTTCCCGGCCTCACTGTTTAA
- a CDS encoding DUF5049 domain-containing protein — translation MKILIRSTTLDGEPTPGSGETLQAADCLGVVELMRGQTPFTASRAPRDYMTEVLSGIEGGPPQPLPEEVAAAAAEFLTRLARHGLIEFLPDDKASDPWPERFLEALEKVRLSGRTNMLDHPEVTRLTAEMGYPEVAEWLADHRREYAAFVLEGTRPLGKNFGGKEDPAPCADK, via the coding sequence ATGAAGATTCTGATCCGCTCCACCACGCTGGACGGCGAACCGACCCCAGGCAGCGGGGAAACCCTGCAAGCCGCCGACTGCCTCGGAGTTGTCGAGCTGATGCGCGGCCAGACGCCGTTTACCGCCAGCCGAGCGCCCCGGGACTACATGACCGAAGTGCTTTCCGGCATCGAAGGCGGGCCGCCCCAGCCATTGCCGGAGGAAGTAGCCGCTGCGGCCGCCGAGTTTCTCACCCGTCTGGCGCGGCACGGCCTGATCGAGTTCCTGCCCGACGACAAGGCCAGCGATCCCTGGCCGGAACGCTTCCTCGAAGCCCTGGAGAAGGTGCGGCTCTCCGGGCGCACCAACATGCTCGATCACCCCGAGGTGACCCGGCTGACCGCCGAGATGGGCTACCCGGAGGTGGCCGAGTGGCTGGCTGACCACCGGCGGGAATACGCAGCCTTCGTCCTCGAAGGGACGAGACCGCTCGGCAAGAACTTCGGCGGCAAGGAGGACCCGGCTCCATGTGCGGACAAGTAG
- a CDS encoding glucosamine 6-phosphate synthetase — protein sequence MCGQVGIIFGRKRRRPDERDYLRELFIRMLLHSEERGPHASGLAWLKTDGSHRIFKRPMRAHELVYEKPFQELLGQVDNETTILMGHTRWRTRGNEFNNRNNHPIRAGIVIGTHNGTIYNADYLFRRLGLPRYAEVDSELIFRLADRFAPEGPIDQEGLKKALALCRGQMSAVLASRLDPGTITVLKGNKPLCLRIHRQHRVVLYASDDAFIDFAVDNEKGWRELEVPPMTMLTIRHEDVRAIENSEFRFIPQERKGTLPEGVNA from the coding sequence ATGTGCGGACAAGTAGGCATCATCTTCGGCCGCAAGCGCAGACGGCCCGACGAGCGGGATTACCTGCGCGAGCTCTTCATCCGCATGCTGCTGCACAGCGAGGAGCGCGGCCCGCACGCCTCCGGTCTGGCCTGGCTCAAGACTGACGGCAGCCACCGGATCTTCAAACGGCCGATGCGGGCGCACGAGCTGGTCTACGAGAAGCCGTTCCAGGAGCTGCTCGGGCAGGTCGACAACGAGACCACCATCCTCATGGGCCACACCCGCTGGCGCACCCGGGGCAACGAGTTCAACAACCGCAACAACCATCCCATTCGGGCCGGGATCGTCATCGGCACCCACAACGGCACCATCTATAACGCCGATTATCTGTTCCGCCGTCTCGGGCTGCCGCGCTACGCCGAGGTGGACAGTGAGCTGATCTTCCGCCTGGCCGACCGCTTCGCGCCCGAAGGCCCCATCGACCAGGAGGGCTTGAAGAAGGCGCTCGCCCTTTGTCGCGGCCAGATGAGCGCCGTGCTGGCCTCGCGCCTCGACCCCGGCACCATCACCGTGCTCAAGGGCAACAAGCCGCTCTGCCTGCGCATCCACCGCCAGCACCGGGTGGTGCTCTACGCCTCGGACGACGCCTTTATCGACTTTGCCGTGGACAACGAGAAGGGATGGCGCGAGCTGGAGGTGCCGCCCATGACCATGCTCACCATCCGCCACGAGGATGTGCGGGCCATCGAAAACAGCGAATTCCGCTTCATCCCCCAGGAGCGCAAAGGGACATTGCCCGAAGGAGTGAATGCATGA
- a CDS encoding gamma-glutamylcyclotransferase family protein: protein MNIGDTVKLNTNPEDSPETILRLFVYGTLKRGYWNHQRFCAQARSIEPAVVWGRLYHLHAGFPALEVPEGLILARGSADPLADASRRQEIGTPRFGRPTGDWDLIHGELVTFTDPQCDLPPIDRLEGFRPGGHSMYQRVMVAVLCGRTLIPAWTYWMPRVENGTRLDSGVWHRA, encoded by the coding sequence ATGAACATTGGAGACACCGTAAAGCTGAACACAAACCCGGAAGACAGTCCCGAGACCATCCTCCGGCTCTTCGTCTACGGCACCCTGAAACGGGGCTACTGGAACCATCAACGCTTCTGCGCCCAGGCCCGCAGCATCGAACCGGCCGTGGTTTGGGGCAGGCTCTACCACCTCCACGCCGGTTTTCCGGCCCTCGAGGTGCCGGAAGGGCTGATCCTGGCCCGAGGCAGCGCCGATCCACTGGCCGACGCCAGCAGACGGCAGGAGATCGGCACACCGCGTTTCGGCCGCCCGACCGGAGACTGGGATCTGATCCATGGGGAGCTGGTGACCTTCACCGACCCGCAGTGCGACCTGCCGCCCATCGACCGACTGGAAGGCTTTCGGCCCGGCGGGCACAGCATGTACCAGCGGGTAATGGTGGCGGTACTGTGCGGACGCACCTTGATTCCTGCCTGGACCTACTGGATGCCGCGTGTTGAAAACGGCACCCGGCTTGACTCCGGCGTCTGGCATCGAGCGTGA
- a CDS encoding helix-turn-helix domain-containing protein encodes MEDRWLSITEICKYLGVSNDTVYKWIDKHGMPAHRMGRLWKFKKDEVDEWVKAGGAAEPSDAGKSRNS; translated from the coding sequence ATGGAAGACCGCTGGTTATCAATAACCGAGATTTGCAAGTACCTCGGGGTCAGCAATGACACCGTTTACAAGTGGATCGACAAGCATGGTATGCCCGCCCACCGCATGGGTCGACTTTGGAAGTTCAAGAAGGACGAGGTCGACGAGTGGGTCAAGGCTGGCGGCGCGGCGGAACCTTCAGATGCTGGGAAGAGCCGCAACTCATAA
- a CDS encoding type I restriction-modification system subunit M: MARSDSNKNGGNLGFEAEMFKAADKLRGNMEPSDYKHVALGLIFLKYISDAFEAKHKTLLAEDPQAAEDKDEYLADNVFWVPKDARWSHLQANAKLATIGTLIDDAMRAIEKDNESLKGVLPKDYARPSLNKVMLGELIDLISGIALNEEGHASRDILGRVYEYFLGQFAGAEGKRGGEFYTPRSVVRVLVEMLEPYQGRIYDPCCGSGGMFVQSDKFVQEHGGRIGDIAIYGQESNYVTWRLAKMNLAVRGIDSDIRWNNEGSFHKDELRDLKADYILANPPFNISDWGGERLREDVRWKYGVPPTGNANYAWLQHIVHHLAPNGTAAVVLANGSLTSNQTTEGQIRQAMVQGDVVACVLTLPVQLFYSTQISASIWVLARNKNFPGGTNRRGEVLFIDTRALGSLVDRTRREFSDAEISKIADAFKRWKGVANGEPYSDVPGFCRSVDIKTLEAHRWALVPGRYVGFDRSELSTTAIGKLKDDFVELKAALTKLPSEVEQSITIFEELFHG; the protein is encoded by the coding sequence ATGGCAAGATCTGATAGTAACAAAAACGGCGGTAACCTCGGTTTCGAGGCCGAAATGTTCAAAGCCGCTGACAAGCTGCGCGGCAATATGGAGCCATCCGACTACAAGCATGTCGCACTCGGGCTCATCTTTCTGAAATACATTTCGGACGCCTTCGAAGCCAAGCACAAGACCCTGCTGGCCGAAGACCCGCAGGCGGCTGAGGACAAGGACGAATACCTTGCCGACAACGTGTTTTGGGTCCCCAAGGACGCTCGCTGGTCGCATCTGCAGGCCAACGCTAAGCTGGCCACCATCGGAACCTTGATCGACGATGCGATGCGCGCCATCGAGAAGGACAATGAGTCTCTCAAGGGCGTACTACCCAAGGACTACGCCCGGCCTTCGCTCAACAAGGTGATGCTCGGCGAGTTAATCGACCTGATTTCTGGCATTGCCCTCAATGAAGAAGGGCACGCCTCCCGCGACATCCTTGGGCGTGTTTACGAGTATTTCCTTGGCCAGTTCGCGGGCGCTGAAGGCAAGCGCGGTGGCGAGTTTTACACGCCACGATCAGTTGTACGCGTCTTGGTTGAGATGCTGGAGCCCTATCAGGGCCGTATCTATGACCCTTGCTGTGGCTCGGGCGGGATGTTCGTTCAGTCCGACAAATTCGTTCAGGAGCACGGCGGCCGCATCGGCGACATCGCCATCTACGGGCAGGAGTCGAACTACGTTACGTGGCGGCTGGCCAAGATGAACCTGGCCGTGCGCGGCATCGATTCCGACATTCGGTGGAATAACGAAGGCAGCTTCCACAAGGACGAGCTGCGAGACCTCAAAGCCGATTACATCCTTGCCAATCCCCCTTTCAACATTTCTGACTGGGGTGGCGAACGTCTGAGGGAAGATGTCCGCTGGAAGTATGGAGTCCCCCCAACGGGGAACGCTAACTATGCTTGGCTGCAGCACATTGTTCACCACCTTGCTCCCAATGGCACTGCAGCAGTTGTGCTCGCGAATGGCTCGCTGACATCAAACCAAACTACCGAAGGACAGATCCGTCAAGCTATGGTTCAAGGAGATGTGGTGGCTTGCGTTTTGACCCTTCCAGTTCAGCTTTTTTACTCAACACAAATTTCAGCGAGCATCTGGGTGCTCGCCCGAAACAAGAATTTCCCGGGAGGAACAAACCGTCGCGGGGAAGTCCTCTTCATAGACACGCGTGCGCTTGGAAGCTTAGTTGATCGCACAAGGCGGGAGTTCTCGGATGCCGAGATTTCCAAGATTGCAGACGCCTTTAAGCGCTGGAAAGGTGTTGCCAATGGCGAGCCGTACTCCGACGTTCCCGGTTTTTGCCGTTCTGTAGATATTAAGACGCTTGAAGCGCATCGTTGGGCTCTAGTTCCTGGACGCTACGTCGGCTTTGATCGGAGCGAATTATCAACGACTGCCATTGGGAAATTGAAGGATGATTTTGTCGAGCTGAAAGCAGCATTGACCAAATTACCAAGCGAAGTCGAACAATCAATTACGATTTTTGAGGAGCTTTTCCATGGCTGA
- a CDS encoding restriction endonuclease subunit S, which yields MAEAFLDHPSGWEVITLEPKKGSGYIERVESGGTPSTTVDEYWDGDIPWLTPKEITRGNEALYVSATERNITELGVQSSAAKLMPVGTVMLSKRAPVGAVAISTVPMCTNQGFLNFVCGEKLLPTYLAYWLVANKRYLDAVANGSTYPELYKGDLFEFEMAVPSVEKQKKILRTISSAKQLALCLDATSHSAIEVADVLKLQNLRDRIDHFYGALLPIILSGRLIGEQP from the coding sequence ATGGCTGAAGCATTCTTGGATCATCCATCGGGATGGGAGGTTATCACGCTCGAGCCAAAGAAGGGTTCAGGCTACATTGAAAGAGTTGAAAGTGGAGGGACTCCGAGCACCACGGTTGACGAGTATTGGGATGGGGATATCCCATGGCTGACCCCAAAGGAAATAACAAGAGGAAACGAGGCACTATATGTGTCAGCCACCGAGAGAAACATTACTGAACTCGGGGTGCAATCGAGCGCGGCTAAGTTGATGCCCGTGGGAACGGTGATGCTTAGTAAGCGCGCCCCTGTAGGGGCAGTGGCAATATCAACAGTACCCATGTGCACAAATCAGGGTTTTCTGAACTTTGTTTGCGGCGAAAAGCTCCTACCCACTTATCTTGCCTATTGGTTGGTGGCAAACAAAAGATACTTAGACGCAGTGGCAAACGGATCTACTTATCCGGAGCTGTACAAAGGAGACCTATTTGAATTTGAAATGGCCGTTCCGTCTGTTGAAAAGCAAAAAAAGATTCTCCGGACCATTTCGTCAGCAAAACAGCTTGCACTTTGCTTAGATGCAACGTCTCACTCTGCAATTGAAGTGGCAGATGTTCTCAAATTGCAGAATCTCCGGGATCGCATTGATCATTTTTATGGGGCACTCCTGCCAATCATACTGTCAGGCAGATTGATCGGGGAGCAGCCATGA
- a CDS encoding BstXI family restriction endonuclease encodes MTLCRINACRKIEGHRGQHDIYPSAPWAFLTSKDKDKLSKAGFATPRGGAKGAYQNHVLRSNKVIVPFERLGQAPLASYQDGYVIRLFPDQYFDGPSQVKPAFGQPNAPQVGIDAFVLYRTHDQLSNFPPLPGWNVRSLSLNGVPVTERVAGAIDAGEYVLRIAAHGNNAARSEGPPQGIFAPEYATANTNYLAKCVLAWLTAHTVDSPYVAAQAQHLEEVLQDAGLFQPREWEAMGLLRSGHTTCPLCMKHIRYSELHDQVSFADEASLLNASEQVVNATRSTVVNLFHMVPLTYSDIEHIPQNVAWGHAVCNTKLGQRKCYPLFELMNDGSKVGIVDGEGVISTFGWISRNLEIIRSPAGAVWIRIVEDHFSPEDQAALLDFFEEYRGH; translated from the coding sequence ATGACATTGTGCCGAATAAACGCCTGTCGTAAAATTGAAGGTCATCGTGGACAACACGATATCTATCCTTCTGCTCCCTGGGCTTTCCTGACGTCAAAGGATAAGGACAAACTTAGCAAGGCAGGCTTCGCAACACCACGCGGAGGAGCGAAAGGAGCGTATCAAAATCATGTTCTTCGGAGCAACAAGGTAATCGTTCCATTCGAGCGCCTTGGACAAGCTCCCCTGGCGAGCTATCAGGATGGTTACGTTATTCGATTATTCCCTGACCAATATTTTGACGGCCCTAGTCAGGTAAAGCCAGCGTTCGGCCAACCCAACGCACCCCAAGTTGGAATTGATGCATTCGTTCTATATCGTACACACGATCAACTATCTAATTTTCCACCTTTGCCTGGCTGGAATGTCAGATCACTGTCACTGAATGGAGTGCCAGTCACAGAACGTGTTGCTGGTGCCATAGACGCAGGAGAATATGTTCTGAGAATAGCGGCTCATGGAAACAATGCCGCCCGATCAGAAGGCCCTCCACAAGGTATCTTCGCGCCTGAGTATGCCACGGCGAACACGAACTACCTTGCTAAGTGCGTTCTAGCTTGGTTGACAGCTCATACCGTCGACAGCCCTTACGTGGCAGCACAAGCGCAGCACCTTGAGGAAGTGCTTCAGGATGCCGGGCTATTTCAGCCGCGAGAATGGGAGGCAATGGGGTTGCTCAGAAGTGGGCATACGACTTGTCCGCTTTGCATGAAGCACATTCGATACTCGGAACTACACGACCAAGTTTCGTTCGCTGATGAGGCTTCACTTCTAAACGCATCTGAACAGGTTGTGAACGCAACAAGATCTACAGTTGTGAACCTCTTTCACATGGTTCCACTAACTTACTCCGATATTGAGCACATTCCGCAAAACGTTGCCTGGGGACATGCAGTCTGCAATACAAAATTGGGGCAGCGTAAATGTTACCCTTTGTTCGAGCTCATGAATGATGGGTCGAAGGTTGGGATCGTTGATGGTGAAGGTGTTATTTCTACGTTCGGATGGATTTCAAGAAACTTAGAAATAATTAGGTCGCCTGCGGGTGCAGTTTGGATTCGAATCGTTGAGGATCACTTTAGTCCGGAAGACCAAGCTGCCCTTCTTGACTTTTTTGAAGAGTACAGGGGGCACTGA
- a CDS encoding type I restriction endonuclease subunit R, producing MAFLSESAVEQALLDQLRALNYSIEREEDIGPDGHRPERESHDEVVLKKRFVDAVAHLNPGLPLEARQDAIRKLMQFELPSLLEENRRIHKLMTEGVDVEYYSADGTLTAGKVSLIDFDRPEQNDWLAVSQFVVINGQNNRRPDVVVFVNGLPLGVIELKAPGSGNATLVGAFNQLQTYKKQIPALFNTNALLVTSDGITARVGSLSADLERFMPWRTTDGTDVAPKGAPELSTLIEGVFEQRRLLDLLCDFTVFGETGSGLAKIIAGYHQFHAVQHAVNSTVTASAPEGNQRVGVIWHTQGSGKSLLMAFYAGQLVKHPAMANPTLVVLTDRNDLDDQLFSTFSMCRDLIRQTPVQAESREDLQKVLSRASGGVIFTTLQKFGEIAEPLTKRRNVVVIADEAHRSQYGFKAKVDAKTGEISYGFAKYMRDALPNASFIGFTGTPIEADDVNTPAVFGNYIDVYDISRAVEDGATVPIYYESRLARIELDEDEKPKIDAEVNELMEDDPEVEQERFKKKWSTVEALVGSDKRLALVAEDLVTHFEDRVAALDGKAMVVCMSRRICVKLYDEIVKLRPDWHSTDDNAGAVKIVMTGAASDPQDWQQHIGNKARRDLLGKRARNPKDPLKLVIVRDMWLTGFDAPCMHTMYVDKPMQGHGLMQAIARVNRVFRDKPAGLIVDYIGIAQNLKSALQQYSKNDQENTGVDEAQAIAVMMEKYEIVRDMYHGFDYASAMGGTPQERLAMMAGAIEWILDLQQKLAAKEKTKEGKKDAHRRYQDAVLALSKAFSLASASDEAREIREEVGFFQAIRAALVKSSTGSGVTRQERELAIQQIVSRAVVSTEIVDILAAAGIKSPDISILSDEFLAEVQQMERKNLALEALRKLINDGIRSRSKANVVQTKAFSERLEDAVARYHANAITTAEVLQELIQLAKDIRAARQRGEESGLSDEEIAFYDALAENESAVQMMGDDKLKLIAHELLVSLRENVSVDWARRDSARARMRVLVKRILRKYGYPPDLQDVAVQTVLQQAEALSSEWTVPKSRTGGARV from the coding sequence ATGGCGTTTTTGTCGGAGTCTGCCGTAGAACAAGCGTTACTAGACCAATTACGCGCTTTGAACTACAGCATCGAGCGTGAGGAGGACATCGGCCCTGATGGCCATCGCCCGGAACGCGAGAGTCACGATGAGGTCGTACTAAAGAAACGATTCGTGGATGCCGTCGCACATCTCAATCCAGGACTGCCACTGGAGGCGAGGCAGGATGCCATCCGCAAGCTGATGCAGTTCGAGTTGCCGTCACTGCTCGAAGAAAACCGCCGCATCCACAAGCTGATGACCGAAGGTGTGGACGTCGAATATTACTCCGCCGACGGCACGTTGACTGCTGGCAAGGTTTCTCTCATCGACTTTGACCGGCCAGAGCAGAATGATTGGCTGGCTGTGAGCCAGTTCGTGGTGATCAACGGCCAGAACAACCGGCGTCCCGATGTGGTCGTCTTTGTTAACGGGTTGCCGCTCGGTGTAATTGAGCTGAAGGCACCGGGAAGCGGCAATGCGACCTTGGTCGGGGCTTTCAACCAGTTGCAGACCTACAAGAAGCAGATCCCGGCGCTGTTTAATACAAACGCCCTGCTGGTGACTTCAGACGGAATTACCGCTCGGGTCGGCTCGCTGTCCGCCGATCTGGAACGCTTTATGCCTTGGCGCACGACCGACGGCACTGACGTTGCCCCGAAGGGTGCGCCGGAACTATCGACGCTGATCGAAGGTGTTTTTGAACAGCGCCGTCTTCTCGATCTGCTCTGCGATTTCACAGTGTTTGGTGAGACTGGATCGGGCTTGGCGAAGATCATCGCAGGCTACCACCAGTTTCACGCAGTTCAGCACGCGGTCAACAGCACTGTAACCGCTTCTGCACCCGAAGGCAATCAGCGGGTCGGTGTGATTTGGCACACGCAAGGCTCTGGCAAAAGTTTGCTGATGGCGTTTTACGCCGGACAACTGGTTAAACATCCAGCAATGGCCAACCCGACGTTGGTGGTGCTCACCGACCGGAACGACCTTGACGACCAGTTGTTCTCTACGTTTTCAATGTGCCGCGACCTGATCCGGCAGACGCCGGTGCAGGCCGAGAGCCGAGAAGATCTTCAGAAGGTCTTGAGCCGGGCATCGGGTGGTGTGATTTTCACAACCTTGCAGAAGTTTGGCGAGATCGCCGAGCCGCTCACCAAACGGCGCAACGTGGTGGTCATCGCAGATGAAGCGCACCGCAGCCAGTATGGTTTTAAGGCCAAGGTGGACGCAAAGACTGGTGAAATCTCTTACGGATTTGCCAAGTACATGCGGGATGCACTACCGAACGCTTCGTTCATTGGTTTTACAGGTACGCCGATTGAAGCCGATGACGTGAACACCCCCGCCGTCTTCGGAAACTACATTGATGTCTACGACATTAGTCGCGCCGTCGAGGATGGCGCAACCGTGCCAATCTACTACGAGTCGAGGCTCGCACGAATTGAGCTCGACGAGGACGAAAAGCCCAAGATCGACGCCGAAGTCAACGAACTCATGGAGGACGATCCGGAAGTCGAGCAGGAGCGTTTCAAGAAGAAGTGGTCGACGGTCGAAGCCCTGGTCGGCAGCGATAAGCGCCTTGCATTGGTGGCCGAGGACTTGGTCACCCACTTTGAAGACCGCGTGGCGGCTCTGGATGGCAAGGCAATGGTGGTGTGCATGAGCCGTCGTATCTGCGTAAAGCTGTACGACGAGATCGTGAAGCTGCGCCCAGATTGGCACAGCACGGACGACAACGCTGGTGCAGTCAAAATTGTGATGACGGGGGCGGCAAGCGACCCGCAGGATTGGCAGCAGCACATCGGCAACAAGGCACGGCGTGATTTGCTGGGCAAGCGAGCTCGGAACCCTAAAGACCCGCTCAAACTGGTGATCGTTCGGGATATGTGGCTCACCGGATTTGACGCGCCGTGCATGCACACGATGTACGTGGACAAGCCGATGCAAGGGCATGGTCTGATGCAGGCGATTGCCCGCGTAAATCGGGTGTTTCGCGACAAGCCTGCCGGGTTGATCGTGGACTACATTGGCATCGCGCAGAACCTCAAGTCTGCCCTGCAGCAATATTCAAAGAATGACCAGGAAAACACCGGCGTCGACGAAGCGCAGGCCATCGCGGTGATGATGGAGAAGTACGAGATCGTGCGTGATATGTACCACGGCTTCGACTACGCATCCGCGATGGGCGGGACGCCACAAGAGCGCTTGGCTATGATGGCCGGAGCTATCGAATGGATTCTCGATCTGCAGCAGAAGTTGGCGGCGAAAGAGAAGACCAAGGAAGGTAAGAAGGACGCCCATCGCCGCTACCAGGATGCGGTGCTGGCTCTGTCCAAAGCGTTCTCCCTCGCATCAGCATCCGACGAGGCCCGAGAAATCCGCGAAGAGGTGGGGTTCTTCCAAGCGATTCGCGCAGCGCTAGTGAAGAGCAGCACGGGGTCGGGAGTGACCCGGCAAGAGCGCGAGCTGGCTATCCAGCAGATAGTCAGCCGTGCGGTGGTTTCGACCGAGATCGTGGACATCCTCGCTGCCGCAGGCATCAAGAGCCCGGACATCTCCATCCTATCCGATGAGTTTCTGGCGGAAGTCCAACAGATGGAGCGAAAGAACCTCGCGCTGGAGGCGTTACGCAAACTGATCAACGACGGCATCCGCTCTCGCAGCAAAGCCAACGTCGTGCAAACCAAAGCATTCTCGGAGCGGCTGGAGGATGCGGTAGCGCGTTACCACGCCAACGCCATCACCACTGCCGAGGTCCTGCAGGAGCTGATCCAACTAGCTAAGGACATACGCGCTGCTCGTCAGCGAGGCGAAGAGTCCGGATTGTCCGACGAGGAGATAGCCTTCTACGACGCGCTGGCTGAGAACGAAAGCGCCGTGCAAATGATGGGTGACGACAAGCTGAAACTCATCGCCCATGAGTTGCTGGTGAGCCTGCGGGAGAACGTATCTGTGGATTGGGCACGTCGTGATTCGGCCCGCGCCCGGATGCGCGTGCTTGTGAAGCGCATCCTACGCAAGTATGGCTACCCGCCTGACTTGCAGGACGTCGCTGTACAGACCGTCTTGCAGCAGGCTGAGGCGCTGTCTTCTGAATGGACTGTACCAAAATCAAGAACTGGTGGTGCACGTGTTTAA
- a CDS encoding HTH domain-containing protein: MDVKTAAIQVLQQAGTALHAKDIAEQIMAAGLWQSGGKTPDATVSARLYSDIKSNGDKSPFVKVGPQTFALRDSTEISSGAAPVPAAVEEAPKHHPNAGFSFTDCAQKVLEEFGGKKPMHYKEITEKALQKGWLVTGGKTPEATMYAQVITEIKRQQKRGERPRFVQHGRGYVGLSQWMGRGLAFQIEQHNHQVRKVLRERLLAMKPGEFEEFISQLLAEMGFEMVEVTKLSGDGGIDVRGTLVVGAVVRIKMAVQVKKWKLKNNIQAPVVQQVRGSLGAHEQGLIITTSDFSAGAIKEAAQPDKTPIALMNGEQLVMLLMEHGIGVHRSTPDLFEIDEEFAMGGDVK, encoded by the coding sequence ATGGACGTTAAAACGGCCGCAATTCAGGTTTTGCAACAGGCCGGAACGGCGCTGCACGCCAAGGATATCGCCGAGCAGATCATGGCTGCCGGTCTCTGGCAGTCCGGAGGTAAGACCCCAGACGCCACTGTCAGCGCCCGGCTCTACTCCGACATCAAGAGCAATGGGGACAAGTCGCCCTTTGTAAAAGTCGGCCCTCAGACCTTCGCACTTCGAGATTCCACTGAAATATCGAGCGGCGCTGCGCCGGTTCCTGCGGCCGTCGAAGAAGCCCCAAAACATCATCCGAACGCGGGTTTCTCCTTCACTGATTGCGCTCAGAAGGTGCTCGAAGAGTTCGGCGGCAAGAAGCCGATGCATTACAAGGAAATAACCGAGAAGGCCCTGCAAAAAGGCTGGCTGGTGACAGGCGGCAAAACGCCCGAGGCCACCATGTACGCCCAGGTGATCACCGAGATCAAGCGCCAGCAGAAACGCGGTGAGCGGCCCCGCTTCGTTCAGCACGGTCGTGGCTATGTGGGCCTGAGCCAATGGATGGGGCGTGGACTCGCATTCCAAATCGAGCAGCACAACCACCAGGTCCGCAAGGTCCTGCGCGAGCGCTTGCTGGCCATGAAGCCCGGTGAGTTCGAGGAGTTCATCTCTCAGTTACTGGCGGAGATGGGTTTCGAGATGGTCGAGGTGACCAAACTCAGCGGCGACGGCGGCATCGATGTCCGGGGCACCTTGGTGGTCGGTGCCGTGGTCCGCATCAAGATGGCCGTCCAGGTCAAGAAATGGAAGCTCAAGAATAATATCCAAGCTCCGGTTGTGCAGCAGGTGCGCGGCAGCCTCGGAGCACACGAGCAAGGGCTGATCATTACCACCAGCGACTTCAGTGCCGGAGCCATCAAGGAAGCGGCCCAGCCCGACAAGACTCCCATCGCCCTGATGAACGGGGAACAGCTTGTAATGCTGCTGATGGAACACGGCATCGGCGTCCATCGTTCGACGCCGGATCTGTTCGAGATCGATGAGGAGTTTGCTATGGGAGGGGATGTGAAATGA